A stretch of the Sinorhizobium alkalisoli genome encodes the following:
- a CDS encoding type II toxin-antitoxin system HicA family toxin — translation MNSKQRKTLAAVFKDPVSGTIEWAAIENLLVAVGANVIEGNGSRVKFEKDGIIASFHRPHPDKEAKRYQVRDAREFLMQIGVTP, via the coding sequence ATGAACAGCAAGCAGAGAAAGACCCTCGCGGCCGTATTCAAGGACCCGGTCTCGGGAACCATTGAATGGGCCGCTATAGAGAACCTGCTTGTAGCTGTCGGAGCGAACGTAATCGAGGGAAACGGTTCCCGCGTTAAGTTTGAAAAGGACGGCATCATTGCGAGCTTCCATCGACCTCATCCGGACAAGGAAGCAAAGCGCTATCAGGTGCGCGATGCTCGCGAGTTCCTGATGCAGATTGGAGTAACCCCATGA